A single genomic interval of Nitratidesulfovibrio sp. SRB-5 harbors:
- a CDS encoding ATP-binding protein gives MPHALPRADVMGRLAADNPWWADETARPFAADLPQRDHFAPFFELAADCALHRAVVLMGPRRVGKTVLLHQVVDTLLQQGAERRQILFATLDAPAYTGMELADFVELAAEMAGLDPNRPGWVIFDEIQYMADWERGLDTLAARWPALRCTVCGSAAPALRRMGDAEAAGRFAVYMLPPLSFAEFLRLSGGQRRDMKQLFTPERMDELNELLVRYMNFGGYPEAVVSERVRADMARFLRSEIIDRVLCSDMPGLYGISDVQELNRLLAVLALNSGREVTLEDLRGESGIAVNTLKRYLDYLEAAFLVVRLRRIDDAGRRFRRDRSFKVYLANPSMRTALFAPITGPDDPGLQPLLETAVVGQLLCSPALSRNTCYARWDGGEVALVGLHPVHGKPVLAFDIRWSDEGIAPGQKNGNGRCGAPAEPAVTTRAARKAAGNGNGAQLRPLFEFARRHNVRKSYVTTRTTFTVGVQGDTEFSYLPAGMLAFTLSSQAAERIFAKLVTADCG, from the coding sequence ATGCCGCACGCACTGCCACGCGCCGATGTCATGGGACGCCTTGCCGCGGACAACCCGTGGTGGGCCGACGAGACCGCCCGCCCCTTCGCGGCGGACCTGCCGCAGCGCGACCACTTTGCGCCGTTTTTCGAGCTTGCCGCAGACTGTGCCCTGCACCGGGCCGTGGTGCTGATGGGGCCGCGTCGGGTGGGCAAGACGGTGCTGCTGCACCAGGTGGTTGATACCCTGTTGCAGCAGGGGGCCGAACGCCGCCAGATCCTGTTCGCCACCTTGGACGCCCCGGCCTACACCGGCATGGAACTGGCCGACTTCGTGGAACTGGCCGCCGAAATGGCGGGGCTGGACCCCAATCGCCCCGGCTGGGTCATCTTTGACGAAATCCAGTACATGGCCGACTGGGAGCGCGGGCTGGACACCCTTGCCGCCCGCTGGCCCGCGTTGCGCTGCACGGTGTGCGGTTCCGCCGCGCCCGCCCTGCGCCGCATGGGCGATGCCGAGGCGGCGGGGCGCTTTGCTGTGTACATGCTGCCGCCGCTGTCCTTTGCGGAGTTCCTGCGACTGTCGGGCGGGCAGCGCCGCGACATGAAGCAGCTGTTCACGCCCGAACGCATGGACGAGCTGAACGAACTGCTGGTGCGGTACATGAATTTTGGCGGCTACCCGGAAGCCGTGGTGTCCGAGCGGGTGCGCGCGGACATGGCGCGCTTCCTGCGCAGCGAGATTATCGACCGGGTGCTGTGCAGCGACATGCCCGGCCTGTACGGCATCTCGGACGTGCAGGAGCTGAACCGCCTGCTGGCCGTGCTGGCCCTGAACAGCGGGCGCGAGGTGACCCTGGAGGATCTGCGCGGCGAATCGGGCATCGCGGTGAACACCCTGAAGCGCTACCTCGACTATCTGGAAGCGGCCTTCCTGGTGGTGCGGCTGCGGCGCATCGACGATGCGGGCCGCCGCTTCCGGCGCGACCGCAGCTTCAAGGTGTACCTGGCCAACCCCTCCATGCGCACGGCGCTGTTCGCGCCCATCACCGGCCCGGACGACCCCGGCCTGCAACCGCTGCTGGAAACCGCCGTGGTGGGGCAGCTCTTGTGCAGCCCGGCCCTGTCCCGCAACACCTGCTACGCCCGCTGGGACGGCGGCGAGGTGGCTCTGGTGGGTCTGCACCCGGTGCACGGCAAGCCGGTGCTGGCCTTCGACATCCGCTGGAGCGACGAAGGCATCGCCCCCGGCCAGAAGAACGGCAATGGCCGCTGCGGCGCACCTGCGGAGCCTGCCGTGACCACCCGCGCCGCGCGCAAGGCGGCGGGCAACGGCAACGGAGCGCAGCTGCGGCCCCTGTTCGAGTTTGCCCGGCGGCACAATGTGCGCAAGTCGTACGTGACCACCCGCACCACCTTCACGGTGGGGGTGCAGGGCGACACGGAATTTTCGTACCTGCCCGCGGGCATGCTGGCGTTCACCTTGTCCAGCCAGGCGGCGGAGCGGATTTTCGCCAAGCTGGTGACGGCGGACTGCGGGTAG
- a CDS encoding FAD-binding and (Fe-S)-binding domain-containing protein: MPHKGPHISISADFVVNRILRINLDEFEDWPESVRHLAIEIAEELFLVVYNPFIDAETVKASVRARFEGEKAALAHHYATSIGEGITMFWSAHEAEVAYRDELVKRMAAVMPRECIDTRPGALVENSTDATDLRMELPMLVVSPASAEQVSAVVKLANELKFAIIPRGGGSGLTGGAVPARKRTVILSLGRLTRIVSIDEQNRVLCCEAGVITNDAIVAAGRKGLLFTVDPASKLASSIGGNIAENAGGPFAFEYGTTLDNLLSWRMVTPTGEIIDVARVNHPRHKIMPGETATFEIRDLSGGVRNVVSLRGDEIRLPGLGKDVTNKTLGGLPGMQKEGVDGIIVEACFVLHKKPTHQRVLVLEFFGRSMNSAMQVIKDVVGYRDTIRREGDHVKISALEEFNSKYVKAIEYKKKSTDYEGDPISVLIVQLDGDDEFHLDRAVHQILDIVNPYDGADIFAARDEKEAEVFWEDRHKLSAIARRTSGFKINEDVVIPIDGVPEFADFLEQVNLECAAAAYRSALQEAGRLAGMPLDDREFNREFTYASKVAKGEVSAKDISDEEMQIRAVVFLGELANAHPNLARKIERIKDHMQATRIEVASHMHAGDGNCHVNIPVNSNDPVMLHNAEQVAHRVMAKAQEVGGEVSGEHGIGITKIAFLRKEKMDALRAFKERVDPRNVLNPAKLTQRELPVRPFTFSFNRLIEDIRQSGLPDKERLIALLANVQICTRCGKCKQVCPMFYPEQSLQYHPRNKNIALGALVEAVYYSQVNKGRPDPFLLGELRTMMEHCTGCGRCTSVCPVKIDSSGVALAMRAFLESENAGGHPIKRKVLEWLSADPASRVPRAAKAASMGQRFQNRFVGLVPAGWRERFESPLFAGPGPEVGYKNLAETLHLGKGGIFVPASARQRAAATGEPVEAVFYFPGCGAGLFYRNIGLAGLMLMLKSGVAVVMPEQHLCCGYPLLSAGADNAFATNRDRNVQAIKAALDKARAAGLNVTHVITACGSCRDGIQRHELLAAQGNAPAMHHKDMVQFLLERLPADALTGVEKPVAGTEVLYHPSCHAEWVGVHKGKAANIYAQAVTAFTGAKVRVNPGCCGESGMGAMTSPAIYNKLRARKRMRLEADFMTYADGAPVIVGCPSCKVGIKRTMLALKDKRPVLHTLEWLAELAKGADWRKLLRKAADQAKDEGGVRVVDDSGL; this comes from the coding sequence ATGCCCCATAAAGGCCCGCACATCTCCATCTCCGCAGATTTCGTCGTAAACCGCATTCTGCGCATCAACCTCGACGAGTTCGAGGACTGGCCGGAATCCGTACGTCATCTCGCCATCGAAATCGCGGAAGAACTGTTTCTCGTCGTGTACAACCCGTTCATCGACGCGGAAACGGTGAAAGCGAGCGTTCGCGCGCGTTTCGAGGGCGAAAAGGCGGCACTGGCCCACCATTACGCCACCAGCATCGGCGAAGGCATCACCATGTTCTGGAGCGCGCACGAGGCCGAGGTGGCCTACCGCGACGAGCTGGTGAAACGCATGGCCGCCGTCATGCCGCGCGAGTGCATCGACACCCGCCCCGGCGCGCTGGTGGAAAACTCCACCGACGCCACCGACCTGCGCATGGAACTGCCCATGCTGGTGGTCAGCCCCGCGTCTGCCGAACAGGTCAGCGCCGTGGTCAAGCTGGCCAACGAGCTGAAGTTCGCCATCATCCCGCGCGGCGGCGGCTCCGGCCTGACCGGCGGCGCCGTGCCCGCCCGCAAGCGCACGGTGATCCTCAGCCTTGGCCGCCTTACCCGCATCGTCAGCATCGACGAGCAGAACAGGGTGCTGTGCTGCGAGGCGGGCGTCATCACCAACGATGCCATCGTCGCGGCGGGCAGGAAGGGCCTGCTGTTCACCGTGGACCCGGCCTCCAAGCTGGCCTCGTCCATCGGGGGCAACATTGCCGAAAACGCGGGCGGCCCGTTTGCCTTCGAATACGGCACCACCCTCGACAACCTGCTCTCGTGGCGCATGGTCACCCCCACCGGCGAGATCATCGACGTGGCCCGGGTGAACCACCCGCGCCACAAGATCATGCCCGGCGAGACGGCCACCTTCGAAATCCGCGACCTGAGCGGCGGCGTGCGCAACGTGGTGTCCCTGCGCGGCGACGAAATCCGCCTGCCCGGCCTTGGCAAAGACGTGACCAACAAGACCCTGGGCGGCCTGCCCGGCATGCAGAAGGAAGGCGTTGACGGCATCATCGTCGAGGCCTGCTTCGTGCTGCACAAGAAGCCCACCCACCAGCGCGTGCTGGTGCTGGAATTCTTCGGGCGTTCCATGAACAGCGCCATGCAGGTCATCAAGGACGTGGTGGGCTACCGCGACACCATCCGCCGCGAAGGCGACCACGTGAAGATCTCGGCCCTGGAGGAATTCAACTCCAAGTACGTCAAGGCCATAGAATACAAGAAAAAGTCCACGGACTACGAGGGCGACCCCATCTCGGTGCTCATCGTGCAGCTGGACGGCGACGACGAGTTCCATCTGGACCGCGCCGTGCACCAGATCCTGGACATCGTGAACCCCTACGACGGGGCGGACATCTTCGCCGCGCGCGACGAGAAGGAGGCGGAAGTCTTCTGGGAGGACCGCCACAAGCTGTCCGCCATCGCCCGCCGCACCTCCGGCTTCAAGATCAACGAGGACGTGGTCATTCCCATCGACGGGGTGCCCGAGTTCGCCGATTTTCTCGAACAGGTGAACCTGGAATGCGCGGCCGCCGCCTACCGCTCGGCCCTGCAAGAGGCGGGACGCCTGGCGGGCATGCCGCTGGACGACAGGGAGTTCAACCGCGAGTTCACCTACGCCTCCAAGGTGGCCAAGGGCGAGGTTTCGGCCAAGGACATCTCGGACGAGGAAATGCAGATCCGCGCCGTGGTATTCCTGGGCGAACTGGCCAACGCGCACCCCAACCTGGCCCGCAAGATAGAGCGCATCAAGGACCACATGCAGGCCACCCGCATCGAGGTGGCCAGCCACATGCACGCGGGCGACGGCAACTGCCACGTCAACATCCCGGTCAACTCCAACGACCCGGTCATGCTGCACAATGCCGAGCAGGTGGCCCACCGCGTCATGGCGAAAGCCCAGGAAGTGGGCGGCGAGGTTTCCGGCGAGCACGGCATCGGCATCACCAAGATCGCCTTCCTGCGCAAGGAGAAGATGGACGCCCTGCGCGCCTTCAAGGAGCGCGTGGACCCGCGCAACGTGCTGAACCCGGCCAAGCTGACCCAGCGCGAACTGCCGGTGCGCCCGTTCACCTTCTCGTTCAACCGGCTCATCGAGGACATCCGCCAGAGCGGCCTGCCCGACAAGGAACGGCTGATCGCGCTGCTGGCCAACGTGCAGATCTGTACCCGCTGCGGCAAGTGCAAGCAGGTCTGCCCCATGTTCTACCCGGAACAGTCGCTGCAGTACCACCCGCGCAACAAGAACATCGCCCTCGGCGCGCTGGTGGAGGCGGTGTACTATTCGCAGGTCAACAAGGGCAGGCCCGACCCCTTCCTGCTGGGCGAACTGCGCACCATGATGGAGCACTGCACCGGCTGTGGCCGCTGCACCTCGGTCTGCCCAGTGAAGATCGATTCGTCCGGCGTGGCGCTGGCCATGCGCGCCTTTCTGGAATCGGAAAACGCGGGCGGCCACCCCATCAAGCGCAAGGTGCTGGAATGGCTGTCCGCCGACCCGGCATCGCGCGTGCCCCGCGCGGCCAAGGCCGCGTCCATGGGCCAGCGGTTCCAGAACCGCTTCGTGGGCCTGGTGCCCGCCGGGTGGCGCGAACGCTTCGAAAGCCCGCTGTTCGCCGGTCCCGGCCCGGAAGTGGGCTACAAGAACCTTGCGGAAACCCTGCACCTGGGCAAGGGCGGCATCTTCGTGCCCGCCAGCGCCAGACAGCGCGCGGCGGCCACCGGCGAACCTGTGGAAGCAGTGTTCTACTTCCCCGGCTGCGGCGCGGGGCTGTTCTACCGCAACATCGGGCTGGCCGGTCTGATGCTGATGCTGAAATCCGGCGTGGCCGTGGTCATGCCGGAACAGCACCTGTGCTGCGGCTATCCGCTGCTGTCCGCCGGGGCCGACAACGCCTTCGCCACCAACCGCGACCGCAACGTGCAGGCCATCAAGGCTGCGCTGGACAAGGCGCGCGCGGCGGGGCTGAACGTCACCCACGTCATCACCGCCTGCGGCTCGTGCCGCGACGGCATCCAGCGCCACGAACTGCTGGCCGCGCAGGGCAATGCCCCGGCCATGCACCACAAGGACATGGTGCAGTTCCTGCTGGAACGTCTGCCTGCCGACGCCCTGACCGGCGTGGAAAAGCCCGTCGCCGGAACCGAGGTGCTCTACCACCCCTCGTGCCACGCGGAATGGGTGGGGGTGCACAAGGGCAAGGCCGCCAACATCTACGCGCAGGCCGTGACCGCCTTCACCGGCGCGAAAGTCCGCGTCAACCCCGGCTGCTGCGGCGAATCGGGCATGGGCGCCATGACCTCGCCCGCCATCTACAACAAGCTGCGCGCCCGCAAGCGCATGCGCCTTGAGGCGGACTTCATGACCTACGCAGACGGCGCGCCCGTCATCGTGGGCTGCCCCTCGTGCAAGGTGGGCATCAAGCGCACCATGCTGGCCCTCAAGGACAAGCGGCCCGTGCTGCATACCCTGGAATGGCTGGCCGAACTGGCCAAGGGCGCGGACTGGCGCAAGCTGCTGCGCAAGGCCGCCGACCAAGCCAAAGATGAGGGCGGCGTACGCGTGGTGGACGACAGCGGCTTGTAA